ATGGTTGAACTCCAGATTGAGTTGGCGACCGGCACCACAGTGCCCGGTAGGTTCACTCACCCCAGTAATCGCTATTCCAGTTAACACTATTCCAGTTGACGCTATTCCAGTTAACACTATTCCAGTTCACACTATTCCAGTTGACGCTATTCCAGTTGAAGCCGTTGTCCGTATTAGCGTCGCCCCAGAGTGCCCGGCTGATCGGTATATTGGTGTTGGCGCTGGCAGTCGTGCTGCCATTGACGGCCGCATAGATATCGAGATAGCCAGCGCCGGCTGAGTGGCGGCTATAGCCGGCCCAGCCCGTATTGGCAGTCGCCATCAGGCGATACTTGACCTGATCGGGTGTGAGGGCCGGCTCGTCCTGTAAGAGCAGGGCTGCAGCGGCGGCGACCATCGGCGCCGACACCGACGTGCCCGACATGCGGAAGTAGACTCGACTGACGATATTGCCGGGGTGGTGCGCGGGCATACCGCGCTGGCGCCCACCTAGCAGGCTTACGATATTCTTGCCAGGCGCCACCAGATCGGGTTTGTCGAAGCCATCGCTGGTGCGGCCATACGCCGAGAACGATGCAACGCGATCGTCGGCCAGGGTCGCGGTATCACGGTCGTCGGTTGCGCCGACTGTAATCACGAATGGGTCGTTCGCAGGCGGATAGATCGCATCGGCGCCGCGGTTCCCGGCGGAGGTAACCACCACGATCCCGTTGATCCAGAGGATCTCGGCGGCCGCATCGATCGGGTTGGTGTGGTATGATTCGGCTTCAGCGCTGTTGATCGAGATATTCACTACGCGGATGTTGTAGATGGTCTTATGCTGCAAAATCCACTGTAGGCCCTGCACGACGCTCTTGGCGGTGCCGACGCCTTCGTTTCGATCATCGCTGACCTTCACGTTGATCAGGTTTACCCTGGGTGCTACGCCGATATACTGGCCGTTCGAGGCGTAGCCGTTGCCGCCAATTATGCCGGCGATGTGCGTCCCATGGCCGTACCCGTCGGAGGTGGTCTGATTCAGACCGTTGTGAAAGGCCACATTGGCGACCACACGGCTTACACCCGACGGCGCAAGCAGGTCGTTCTTCAGATTAATGCCGCTGTCGACAACTGCGACGCCAATGCCCTGGCCCTGCAGGCCGCCGGCCCACACCTGGTTGGCATGAATGGCGTAGATGTAGTTGTTCACCAGGTTAGCCGCGCTCACGCACGAGCTGCACACGGCGCTCTCGACCGGCGCGTCGCGCGAAACCCAGGCGACACTGGCAAGCCGCGCCAGGCCAGTGATCTGCTGGGCAGGTAGCTCGGCAGCGAAGCCATTGATGATCGGGAGGTTGGATGTGACGGTGCCGCCGCGCTCGGCAACCCAGCGCTCGGCCGATTGATCGGCCACGAGCGTGCGCACGATGACGGATACGCGGCTGGCAGGTTGGCGCGTGGCCATGGCCAGCAGGGTGCTATCGGCGCGGAGTGGCCCGGCCACGCGTGGTAGTGCCGGCACATGCGCAAGTACCGCCGCAACCAGCGCAAAGGCGATCAGCAGGCGGTTGATATTGATCACATTCGATCTGCGCATGGTGTGTGTGGTGTCATCGAGCATGGAAGACTCCTGATTCTGCGCATATGCGCAATAGCCTCGCGACGCGCTATACGGGTATGCTAATCGAGCGAACTGCCGTGTGCTTGCGATCGAAAGCGCGATACAGGGCGCTAACTATGGTGCTACAGGGCACACATCAGAGTGATTTTCGCATCGATTATTTCTGTTATAGAAATAATAGCGCGGCATGGCCACAAAAGATATGGCTAACGGGTTGGTAGTTGTGGGAATGTAACCGACCGCTGGTTGGCAGCGGCAAGCATGCTTGCGGCCGGCCGGGTAGCCGGGGGTAGCCCGGCCGGCGCGCAATGCCCTGGTATAGCACTGGGTGAATTGAGCAAGCGGGGGAGCCGACAGGGGTCAGCCGAGGGTGCAGCGCGGTGCCGGCGGGGCGAACACGATTGCAAAAGGCCGGCCGATCGCGCCGACAGGGCAATACGACTCGCAAACCTCGCAGAAGGTACAGTCGGCCGGGCGCACGATCGTGGCTTTGCCGGCATACACCTCGACGGCATTCGTGGGGCAGAGCTGCTCGCACAGGCCACAGCCGGTGCAACGGTTACGATCGATCAGTGGAAGTGCGCTGTCGAAATGATTCGTGGTCACAGGCTTCACCATCCCACCAGTGCCCGGCCGCACCGCGCCAGAAACACATACGCTATGGGCCTACTCGGGTTGCCGATACCTGGCAGTGTACCAGCGTTTGCCCTGGTATGGTAGGGGTACGATCGGCGCGTTGTAGAATCTTCACCAAATCAATCACGATCCATCGTCGGCTGGCGGATCGCCATGGGCAGGCACCATGATGTAAGGGGCCTGCCCATGACGGG
The sequence above is drawn from the Candidatus Kouleothrix ribensis genome and encodes:
- a CDS encoding 4Fe-4S binding protein; the protein is MVKPVTTNHFDSALPLIDRNRCTGCGLCEQLCPTNAVEVYAGKATIVRPADCTFCEVCESYCPVGAIGRPFAIVFAPPAPRCTLG
- a CDS encoding S8 family peptidase — its product is MLDDTTHTMRRSNVININRLLIAFALVAAVLAHVPALPRVAGPLRADSTLLAMATRQPASRVSVIVRTLVADQSAERWVAERGGTVTSNLPIINGFAAELPAQQITGLARLASVAWVSRDAPVESAVCSSCVSAANLVNNYIYAIHANQVWAGGLQGQGIGVAVVDSGINLKNDLLAPSGVSRVVANVAFHNGLNQTTSDGYGHGTHIAGIIGGNGYASNGQYIGVAPRVNLINVKVSDDRNEGVGTAKSVVQGLQWILQHKTIYNIRVVNISINSAEAESYHTNPIDAAAEILWINGIVVVTSAGNRGADAIYPPANDPFVITVGATDDRDTATLADDRVASFSAYGRTSDGFDKPDLVAPGKNIVSLLGGRQRGMPAHHPGNIVSRVYFRMSGTSVSAPMVAAAAALLLQDEPALTPDQVKYRLMATANTGWAGYSRHSAGAGYLDIYAAVNGSTTASANTNIPISRALWGDANTDNGFNWNSVNWNSVNWNSVNWNSVNWNSVNWNSDYWGE